The Gymnodinialimonas sp. 57CJ19 genome includes a window with the following:
- the cobT gene encoding cobaltochelatase subunit CobT — protein MSKFNPSDNPADPFKKALADATRVMADDPDLAVTYTVDPPGLSADSVRLPQVSRRMTREEVLLARGTADALALRHKYHDQGTAARYAPQGAMARDLMDAMENARCEAMGARDMPGTAGNIDAKIGHDARRKGYGEIREASDAPLSTAAGYLIRHLATGRDLPPEASNVMELWRGFIEDRCDGTLEDLQDVLSDQKSFAKFARQLIDDLGYGDQLGDDPDDMDDEAEDDAGEDTEDDAPDSTGEDDNDDEEAEASPEQSQEEQQDESQAQVEMDDNGDMDEAEEQEMPDGEAPQEPLPPAPHSEADPGYTVFSTENDEEIAAEDLAEAQELERLRAYLDQQLDPLKGAVSRLANKLQRRLQAQQNRSWEFDREEGILDAGRLARVVANPTTPLSFKVENDTEFRDTVVTLLLDNSGSMRGRPISIAAICADVLARTLERCGVKVEILGFTTRAWKGGKAREEWLAEGRPQQPGRLNDLRHIVYKSADAPWRRVRDNLGLMMKEGLLKENIDGEALEWAHRRMVGRTEARKILMVISDGAPVDDSTLSVNPANYLEKHLRDVIAMVEKRRAVELLAIGIGHDVTRYYERAVTITDAEQLAGAITEQLASLFDTDPRARARVMGMKRVG, from the coding sequence ATGAGCAAGTTCAACCCCTCCGATAATCCCGCTGACCCGTTCAAGAAGGCCCTTGCCGACGCGACGCGGGTGATGGCCGATGATCCCGATCTCGCCGTGACCTATACCGTTGATCCCCCCGGGCTCAGCGCCGACAGCGTCCGCTTGCCTCAGGTCAGCCGCCGGATGACCCGCGAGGAGGTTCTACTGGCCCGTGGCACCGCCGATGCATTGGCCCTGCGCCACAAATATCACGACCAAGGCACCGCTGCGCGGTACGCGCCGCAAGGGGCGATGGCCCGCGACCTGATGGACGCGATGGAAAACGCCCGCTGTGAAGCCATGGGCGCCCGCGACATGCCCGGCACCGCAGGCAACATCGACGCGAAAATCGGCCACGATGCCCGCCGCAAAGGCTACGGCGAAATTCGCGAAGCATCAGACGCCCCCCTGTCCACTGCGGCGGGCTACCTGATCCGCCACCTTGCCACGGGCCGCGATCTGCCGCCTGAGGCGAGCAATGTGATGGAGCTATGGCGTGGCTTTATCGAGGACCGTTGCGACGGCACTTTGGAAGACCTGCAAGACGTGCTGTCTGACCAAAAGTCCTTCGCCAAATTCGCCCGTCAGTTGATTGACGATCTGGGCTACGGCGACCAGTTGGGCGATGACCCCGATGATATGGACGACGAGGCCGAAGACGACGCCGGCGAAGACACAGAAGACGACGCCCCCGACAGCACCGGCGAAGACGACAATGATGACGAAGAGGCAGAGGCCTCTCCCGAGCAGTCGCAAGAGGAACAGCAGGACGAGTCCCAAGCCCAGGTCGAGATGGACGACAACGGCGATATGGACGAGGCGGAAGAGCAGGAAATGCCCGACGGCGAAGCGCCGCAGGAACCTCTGCCGCCTGCACCTCATTCCGAGGCAGATCCCGGCTATACGGTGTTCTCGACCGAGAATGACGAGGAAATTGCCGCCGAAGACCTTGCCGAGGCACAAGAACTGGAACGCCTGCGGGCCTATCTGGATCAACAGCTCGATCCGCTGAAGGGCGCTGTGTCGCGCCTTGCCAACAAATTGCAGCGCCGCCTTCAGGCGCAACAGAACCGATCCTGGGAATTTGACCGCGAGGAAGGCATTCTTGATGCGGGCCGCCTGGCGCGTGTGGTGGCCAACCCCACAACACCCCTGTCCTTCAAGGTCGAAAACGATACCGAATTCCGCGACACGGTGGTGACGCTGCTGCTCGATAACTCGGGCTCCATGCGGGGCCGCCCGATCTCTATCGCGGCGATCTGTGCCGATGTTCTGGCCCGCACGTTGGAGCGGTGTGGCGTGAAGGTAGAGATCCTGGGCTTCACCACGCGGGCGTGGAAGGGCGGCAAGGCACGGGAAGAATGGTTGGCCGAGGGTCGCCCGCAACAGCCCGGGCGCCTGAACGACCTGCGCCACATCGTCTATAAATCGGCCGATGCGCCGTGGCGGCGCGTGCGCGATAATCTGGGCCTGATGATGAAAGAGGGTCTGCTGAAGGAAAACATCGACGGCGAAGCGCTGGAATGGGCGCACCGCCGGATGGTGGGCCGCACCGAAGCGCGCAAGATCCTGATGGTGATCTCGGACGGGGCGCCGGTGGACGACAGCACGTTGTCGGTAAACCCGGCCAACTATCTGGAAAAACACCTGCGCGACGTGATCGCCATGGTCGAGAAACGCCGCGCGGTGGAGCTTCTGGCAATCGGCATTGGCCACGACGTGACCCGCTACTATGAGCGGGCGGTGACGATCACCGACGCCGAGCAATTGGCGGGCGCGATTACAGAACAACTGGCGTCGTTGTTTGATACCGACCCACGGGCGCGCGCGCGCGTAATGGGGATGAAACGGGTCGGCTAG
- a CDS encoding aminopeptidase P family protein gives MFQDFTASTRPEDGPPRLAALRAQIAKVGLDGFLVPRADAHQGEYVADCDARLAWVTGFTGSAGFAAVLPDVAGVFVDGRYRVQVRAQVADVFTPVDWPEVQLAEWLRSALPQGGKVGFDPWLHTGREIATLETALGGSGVELVPSNNLVDAIWTDRPAPPAAPITIFPDDIAGRTAAEKRAACAEALRDAGHGAAVLTLPDGICWLLNIRGSDIARNPVVQANAILFDDGTLRLFLDDARLTPDLRAHLGPQVHTAPPSSFPAALEGLEGTVRLDTASAPHAISEILQDAGVDIAAERDPTVLPKARKTDAEIAATGTAHLRDAVAMARFLHWFDETAPTGTLTEIDVAKQLESFRRDTGALKELSFDTIAGAGPNGAIVHYRVTEQTNAQVVPGQLFLIDSGGQYEDGTTDITRTLPVGTVGDEERECFTLVLQGMIAVHRTRFPKGVAGQHLDALARAPLWSTGRDYDHGTGHGVGVYLNVHEGPQGLSRRSDVPLEPGMIVSNEPGYYREGAFGIRIENLIYVVDAPEGADPHRKMFGFETLTFAPIDRRLIVTERLCVAERDWLNTYHADVLARVTPLLQAGGYTATAAWLKAACAPI, from the coding sequence ATGTTCCAAGATTTCACCGCATCGACCCGGCCCGAAGATGGCCCCCCGCGCCTTGCCGCCCTAAGGGCGCAGATTGCCAAGGTCGGGTTGGATGGCTTTCTTGTGCCACGCGCCGATGCCCACCAAGGCGAATACGTGGCCGACTGCGATGCGCGACTGGCGTGGGTGACGGGTTTCACCGGATCGGCCGGGTTTGCCGCCGTGCTGCCCGATGTGGCGGGTGTTTTCGTGGACGGACGCTACCGGGTGCAGGTGCGGGCGCAGGTGGCCGATGTCTTTACCCCCGTGGATTGGCCCGAGGTCCAACTGGCCGAATGGCTCCGCTCGGCCCTGCCCCAAGGCGGCAAGGTCGGGTTTGACCCCTGGCTGCATACGGGGCGCGAGATTGCGACGCTGGAAACGGCGCTTGGCGGCTCAGGCGTTGAACTGGTCCCCTCGAACAATCTGGTGGATGCGATCTGGACAGACCGCCCGGCCCCGCCCGCTGCCCCGATCACGATCTTTCCCGATGATATTGCCGGAAGAACCGCCGCTGAAAAACGTGCAGCCTGTGCCGAGGCTTTGCGCGATGCCGGCCACGGGGCGGCGGTGCTGACCCTGCCCGATGGGATTTGCTGGCTGCTCAACATCCGAGGCTCGGACATTGCGCGTAATCCTGTGGTCCAAGCCAATGCGATCTTGTTTGACGATGGCACCCTGCGCCTTTTCCTCGACGACGCGCGACTGACGCCAGACCTGCGGGCGCATCTGGGGCCTCAGGTGCACACTGCCCCCCCGTCCAGCTTTCCCGCTGCCTTGGAAGGGCTGGAAGGCACCGTGCGCCTGGATACCGCCAGCGCGCCCCACGCGATTTCGGAAATCCTGCAAGACGCGGGCGTGGATATCGCCGCCGAGCGCGACCCGACGGTCTTGCCCAAGGCCCGCAAAACCGACGCCGAGATCGCCGCCACAGGCACCGCACACCTGCGCGACGCCGTGGCGATGGCGCGGTTCCTGCATTGGTTCGATGAAACCGCACCCACCGGCACCCTGACGGAAATCGACGTGGCCAAACAACTCGAGAGCTTCCGGCGCGACACCGGCGCGTTGAAAGAGCTCTCGTTTGACACCATCGCAGGCGCCGGCCCCAACGGCGCGATCGTCCATTACCGGGTGACAGAGCAGACAAACGCCCAGGTCGTGCCCGGCCAATTGTTCCTGATCGACAGCGGCGGGCAATACGAGGACGGCACCACCGATATCACGCGCACCCTGCCCGTCGGCACGGTCGGGGATGAGGAACGCGAGTGCTTCACGCTGGTCCTGCAAGGGATGATCGCTGTGCACCGCACGCGCTTTCCCAAGGGTGTCGCCGGGCAGCATCTGGATGCGCTGGCCCGTGCGCCCTTGTGGTCCACTGGACGCGATTATGACCACGGCACCGGCCACGGCGTTGGCGTCTATCTGAACGTGCACGAGGGGCCGCAGGGCCTGTCGCGCCGCAGTGACGTGCCACTGGAGCCGGGGATGATTGTTTCAAACGAGCCGGGCTACTACCGTGAAGGGGCCTTTGGCATTCGGATCGAGAACCTGATCTACGTGGTGGACGCTCCCGAAGGGGCCGATCCGCACCGCAAGATGTTTGGTTTCGAGACCCTGACATTCGCCCCCATCGACCGCCGCCTGATTGTGACCGAAAGGCTCTGCGTTGCGGAACGGGACTGGCTCAACACCTACCACGCCGATGTTCTGGCCCGCGTCACACCGCTGTTACAGGCCGGGGGCTACACTGCCACAGCCGCCTGGCTGAAGGCCGCCTGCGCGCCGATTTAG
- a CDS encoding DUF427 domain-containing protein: MADHISIRSASGTWVVRASGAVLGESSAALELIEGDMPAVIYFPREDIGMSFLEQTQTSTTCPHKGTATYFTVTGPDGDAVDAAWSYETPLDGVKEIAGHIAFYTDRVAVEKL, translated from the coding sequence ATGGCCGATCACATCTCGATCCGCTCAGCATCCGGCACTTGGGTCGTCCGCGCCAGCGGTGCCGTTCTGGGCGAAAGCTCTGCCGCGCTGGAACTGATTGAAGGCGATATGCCGGCGGTCATCTATTTCCCCCGCGAAGACATCGGGATGAGTTTTCTGGAGCAGACCCAGACATCGACCACCTGCCCGCACAAAGGCACAGCGACCTATTTCACTGTAACCGGCCCCGATGGCGACGCCGTCGATGCCGCGTGGAGCTACGAGACACCGCTTGACGGTGTGAAAGAGATTGCGGGCCACATTGCGTTTTACACCGACCGGGTGGCGGTCGAGAAGCTCTAG